agcgTTCAAATCCTCACTCTTTTATTGTTATAATATTAcagaattatccaaaaaaattaaagtgctTTTCTCTTGAACAATATCTCAATACATCTATTGAGATATTgacaccctctctctctcttacgaGAGATTTTTATCGGCTTGGGGAGATGATCTCGAGATCAAATCAAGAACCATTTTGATTGTAACTGTGAACTTACTCAAGAATCATTCTTGATAGAATGAAAGTTATCTCAATAAGGTTAGCTCAAGTTGGAATCATATATAAGTCAGATCAAGAATGTCGTGATTTTTTGCCTCACCATGTTGAAAGCTTGAGGTTTAGAGGGAGATGAGCTTGGAGCGTCGATTCGATCCACTAAAGACCATTGGTGCCTTgtgtttgatatatatatatatatatatatatatatatatatatatatttggtcaACCCGGACAatgattgtttatttttttgatcaAGACAATGATTGTTTATTAGAAATTGGTTTGGGTTGTGTTTAATGTGAGAAGTCCTTGAAAGAATTGAGGAAGAATGTGggagataaaaaaatatatttggcGAGAGAACAAATTAATAATTAGATAAAATAGTAATAGAGAATAGAGGCTAACATAGTTATAGATTAAGTAAAGTAGTACACAGCGAGTCAATTTCATACTGAATACTGTTTTGATTTTGCTAGGAAAACGAAATATTTCGGTACCAGTTGATACGGATGTACCGTTTTGAAATTACcgttatatataatatttttatatataaatatatatttgtattatttatataagtatgaatttatgaatttttatgtttatcaacataaaatttaaaatccacatattttataagcaTACATATTAGCTTAAGTATATTAACcaatatattagattaaataaaaattttaaattttttttttcaatttttaaaattttttattttaccagcCAAAACACCAATACCAACCAGTATAGTTTTGGAGGATCACCGGTATTGACTTTCTTGGTACATGAACAATCTAGTTTGACGCCTTGACAATATGATTTACCATACAACACCAAATCTCTAATGCAACTTGCCTTTCTTTGACACATGACAGTAATAACGATAACAATAATATGTCTTTGCCACACATACGGCTGTGTTATAGGTtgcagttttttgtttttgtttttggaaaaaaagataaagaaaaaagctTTAGAACGTAAATAAAAGTCATCTTGTTGCAAGCCTAAATAGAACACCAAGGTTTCAGGAACTAATGGAGCAAGTCAATCAATGGATGAGATCCCGCcaattatattctttttttcatgAAAGTATATGCCTATATGTTCCCTTCAAATTTCTCTTTTAAGCAAGGGTTTGAACATTATGAATTATTTTGCCTAAGAAACAAGTGTTTTAActttgaatttgttgaaaattaaaaagtgacatcgatttttttttttttttttttaagacaatcaCCTTCCTGAGTCGTTGACTTATTGCCACAATTTATGTGACAAAAGGAAAgtaattttgacaaaaaaataattaacagACCATTCTAGCTAGTAGTATCAAATTAGCTATTGCACCACATCTTTTGAAGACAATAATTTAAACAGAAAATAACCACTGTGTattatcaaaaaaggaaaaaccactgtacatcattcatttttttttttgagaaaactgtACATCATTCATTTAAATCTATGTTTACAGATGGACCTATcttaatttatcttattttgcTCGTAGAAATcaggaaaaagaagaacaaaataaattacatctctatttttttttttttttttggtatttcccGCTAGATCTCTACTGTTATTGTGTAAGAGTGTTGAGTAGTGAAACCCTCGCGTTGATCAAACCCCTAAACACTCTCTCACTACCATTTTCAATACCACCAATACAGCTCTCCAAATCTTGCATTTTCTTCAAACTCATTCTTACTTCTTCATCTCCCTTCTTTTTCAAACCCCACAAGCCCTCTACCCCAACTTGTTGAAATTCTTCAATAGCTTCTTCCACCTTGTCTTTCTTTGCTCTCTTGGACAACCTCAGCCCCATCCAGGACGATTTCCTTGAAGCAAACGACACCGATATTCCATTAAAGAGAGCAACCGAAACCGACACTGTCAATTCAATAACATCTCCAATAACACCCACGAGCTCAGCATCACCAACTGATACAGTCTCTGATGAACTTGGATGAACCCCAATGCACCGAATTGTTGACACAAGCTTTCCCATTTCCTTAGCCATTCGTTTTCGAGCTTTTACGTACAAAACAACTTTTGTCTCGTCTCTCTTCCTCAAAGCCACCTGTGCCGCCAAATGCTCGTCTTTTAGACCCAAAAACAATGTTTGGAAAATTCCATAAACGTCAACAAAACGAAGAAAATCTTCAAGGAGGCTCTCAACCCATTGCGGCTGTCGACGTAAAGATTCTTGGGTTTGTGGGAGTTGGAGAATATCATCAAGGCAGTCATGAACGTTTTTAAGACTGCTCAAACCATCACAAAGCCAAGCTGAAGTGCGAGTGTCAGGCTCGGAAGCCCAAGATTTGAGGTTGTTGATCTTATCCTTGAGCTGAGAGATCAAAGGGTGAGATCTGCATGGAAGACTAATAGATCTATTGTGGTGAGAGATTGGTATTTTCGATGGAAGGTTGGGAGTTTTGTTAGGGAAAGAAAGGGAGCGTCTAAAAACACCCACCATTGTTGTTTtttcttgcaaatttttgtgtgtgttggtgttgtgttgtgtttgcTTTGgtgaagagaaagagataatGCTTATAAAGGGTGGACATGGACAACTAAGGCACACGAGGCATTGTGTGGGGGGACTGGATCCGCGAATAAATCCAGGCTGTTTATGGTAATTACTAATTAGCTAATTAATCAAGTGGGAGGGCCTGCGTTGTTATCTTATACCAGTGGAACTTCAGCTTATGGTTTCCTTTTCCCGTGGAGAGGAGACACCACGTGGTTTTGACACGCTGGTTTTGTTAGGCTGCAGGGCTAGCCAGTAGCtagtcacaattttttttttccctgatttttttttttgcttgttttctttttattgaataaagaagggaaattaaaataaaaatatgggtaaaatgcaaaactgcgctaaatttttttagatttcatcTCAGTTTTCTAACTttgtttttattcattttaacccTCTAACTTCAAGTTTattaaattaagaattttttatcaacttttgttatatgttgtggttattttttcaattttataaatttttcttcaaattttttaaattaaaaaaactcaattaatgattgaaaaatatttttcagattttttttttcaaaaaattttatcaaaagttaATAGAAagaccttaattgaataaatctgaaatttaaaggattgaaatgaacgaaagtaaagttagaggactgaaatgaaatctgaagaTCGTTAGAGaatcagttttgcattttagcttaAAAATAAAGATTGTGTGAatatgcccccccccccccccccccaaaataaaaaagaagaagaagaagaagagtgagaCGATTGGCTACTATCATGTGTGAGCATGTGCGTGATTATAGCTCTTTTACTTGTTGAAAAACTTATGCCCGAAAGACCTAGACAAAAATGAGAATGGTGGACGATTTCTCAAGTTAGTTGAATTATATCTTAACCTTAACTAATGTCTTATCGttatctttgaaattttgagctCAAGACATACCCAATGCTAAGATTCTAAGTGAAACTTAGGTTTAGGTCCCTATAGCGGCATAACTTCTAATTTTAAGTGAAACTTAGGTTTAGATCCCTATAGCGGCTTAACTTCTAATTTTAACAGATATATTCAATTAGTCACCAAGTAGTTAATTAGTCAATATTCAAGCACAATAATAAATATGGATAAATGCATTCAGAACATTACTAAAGAACAAGCATGCCCAACATAAACAACATTTGTTCACAAATTGAAAACCCAAGGCAAAGCCCAATTCAATAAGTCTACGATTGAAGGTTGTTGCGGTACAACGATACTCACATTACTTCTCATATATACATGTAGTAAGCCTAAGTGCCTAAGCACTTCAAGCAGCTCTAGTTAGTAACTGCAAAACAAGCCTTGTGTCTTCAAAGCTACTCAAGATGTTGATCACAAAATTATCTCTTAGTCACTTCAAAACTTCATGAAGATTGGATGTTGTCTACTATGGTGATCTTTGTGTTTGAAATAACAaatctttcaagtttcaaggaTGTCCAATAGGAAAGAGTGGAAGACACAATGGAAAGCTCTCTCTAGGATTGAATGGCTACAAAATAGTCATGGAAATCAATCTTGGATTttctatattaaaattttgcttGACCAAACATCTTGCGAACTTCTACCAGAAGTTTCTATCCAAGCACCCAATTTCAGTTAAACGATCTTGTCTTTTTGCTCGACTGAAATCTTCAAAACAACACAATGAATAGTAGTCTTTAGCTTCAACCTTTCTACGTACATCAATACAATTACAACGGACAATAGTCCAAcaatttacaaataaatttgtTATATATGGAATTAATAACAATGGGCGACCACTAATGATAGTAACTGGTTAAATTGATACATTTTAGGAGAGTGAAATTTGAACTTTAATAAACATCTCCATTAATTGGAAATATCAGAAAATGCCACTGGCTAGTATGGTAACTTACTACATCCTGTTGGGTCTGCCCAAGTGAGATAAACACATAGGTAAACATGAACTTAACTCTTGATTGGAGGATTTGTATAAAGAGTATTGAATCTCGCACATTTTTATCGTACAAAGTCTGTACGTATCACCAATTTcatgttttaaatttgaatatatattaataaataaataaaaatgtagatTTCACATATGAAACTATAAACGACGTGTGTATGGAGCGTACATCAACAAGTACTAGAAGCCTAGAGCAATTACTGTTGTATAAACGCGAGGTGAGaggaaaacaaatttaaaagttcCAAACTTGAGGAATCCATATGCAAAGACTTAtatcttagggttttttttgTAAAGGAAATTTTGCTGTAAAGTACCTCTTGGGAAATGCCAAGAGACATGTTATTATCAAATTGGGATACAAAGGTTTAAGTCTAACGGTGGATAACTAATTTATAAACTTCTAAAGtgagttaaaacttaaaactagaGGACAAAGAGGGTACATTATTTTACCCATAGAAATAAgtcaaacaaatatatttttattaaataagttatgtaactagaacccaaaaaaaaaaaaagttatgtaactaaaagtttatttttaaactatatatatatttttaaacaattttttcaaacaatctaatttttaaaagttgtaCTAAACAGGCACATAGATGCAAATTTAAATTGTCAAATAATAGATTGGACAAACTTTCTTCCAAAACTGATATATCGGAAAATTCGGTCTATCTTCCATTGTGGAAGATCCAAAGTCTATTGAAATATGACTTCTGACTTGTGGGTAGTCTTTTAGAGAGaactaaaaactaacaaatctACTTACATTGATCTTCTAGCTTTAAGGATTGTAGACTTTTGGAAGAGCAACGTATGCCAATAAAAAACGCACCCATATTGAATTAGAGCTTTCTTATTATTTCTACTCGGGTCTATGCTTCTTTATCAGTCACCTAAAACTAATGAATTATCCTTATAATTAATCTACCAATTGGGAGAAAAATTctttgttgggctttttatttttccattaattAAAGACACCCCGAAAgggaaaatataaatatatgtgcATTTGGATTAGTTTATAGGTCATGTTAATATATGCTTTTAGTGTAAttgttaatttatatataattttttaatgatttattttttcaaggCACAATTGTATTTTCACTTTCATTTAACAAATCAGtgtatcaataaaaaataatctaattGCATAAAAGTTTACTCCAGACGCTAATGTATTTGTAATTGTAAGTATGTTACTCTTTGCTACTCTGAAGTCTTATCTGTGTTTTAaccgcaaaaaaaaaaaaaaaaaaaaaaaaaaaggggggggtgTTGtctatgtttgtgtgtgttttgtcatggtGATGTATTTGCCAAATCTCTCATTTCTGCTTTTTAATCCATCTAGGGGTGCAAGGAGTTTCCCAGTTTCCCTACACCAACAATCTCTACTTTTGTAAAGGGCTCAACTTGCAACCAATTATGTCCAACGTCCCATAAAGTAAAAGCAATTGTAgattagaaagaaagaaaaatctcCACCaattgtttcaaaaataaacaaaaagatgGTAGATTGGACATATGACAAACCATTATTACCTTTGTACACGCCCaactcattttccttttccacCTAACCAATAATacaacatggtttttttttttagctgcaACAATAATAGGTCCGCTATTTCAAACCAAAAAGAGAGAGCCACTGCTGTCTGTAACTGTAACTATAACAGCGCATTCTAATCTGGACACTGACATTCATAGATAGTTGTGATTGATAAGGATGTATTCCATGACCTACCAACATATATTTACTGATCATAACTTGATATGTAACAAGTTGTAACATAAAATTATGCTAAAAGTTGTATCTCTAGCCAAATTACTTAGTATACATTTCCGCGTGTGGGTTGTCACACTATTAATGCACGCTTTTGCCATATCTATTTAGGAACTTGAAGTTGAAGAATATCACTTAATTTGGAGCTTAACAATTTCAGA
This DNA window, taken from Quercus robur chromosome 2, dhQueRobu3.1, whole genome shotgun sequence, encodes the following:
- the LOC126695271 gene encoding uncharacterized protein LOC126695271 — its product is MVGVFRRSLSFPNKTPNLPSKIPISHHNRSISLPCRSHPLISQLKDKINNLKSWASEPDTRTSAWLCDGLSSLKNVHDCLDDILQLPQTQESLRRQPQWVESLLEDFLRFVDVYGIFQTLFLGLKDEHLAAQVALRKRDETKVVLYVKARKRMAKEMGKLVSTIRCIGVHPSSSETVSVGDAELVGVIGDVIELTVSVSVALFNGISVSFASRKSSWMGLRLSKRAKKDKVEEAIEEFQQVGVEGLWGLKKKGDEEVRMSLKKMQDLESCIGGIENGSERVFRGLINARVSLLNTLTQ